In one window of Prevotella sp. E13-17 DNA:
- the queA gene encoding tRNA preQ1(34) S-adenosylmethionine ribosyltransferase-isomerase QueA: protein MKLSQFKFKLPESQVALYPPHRAFENEDGTIDRVYNRDQCKLMVIHRKSEKIEMFKKDAEGNDTEEFMTFRNIVDYFDEGDTFIFNDTQVFPARLYGTKEKTDAKIEVFLLRELNEELRLWDVLVEPARKIRIGNKLFFDGEGPMVAEVIDNTTSRGRTLRFLYDCPHDEFKRELFSLGEAPLPRYIVDRRKAEPEDMEQFQTIYARHEGAVTAPATGLHFSRELMKMMEIRGYNFAYITVHCGLGSFDPIEVEDLTKHKMNSEQMIINAEACDIVNKTKADGRRVCAVGISTARATESAVGTDGMLKEFEGWTNKFIFPPYEYGLANALIANFYHPESTMLMAATAFGGYDLVMEAYKLALKNDYKFGCYGDAMLMLDD, encoded by the coding sequence ATGAAGTTATCACAATTCAAATTTAAACTACCAGAGAGCCAGGTCGCTCTCTATCCTCCTCATCGCGCATTCGAGAATGAGGATGGTACGATTGATCGCGTCTATAACCGTGACCAGTGTAAACTGATGGTGATACACCGTAAGAGCGAAAAGATCGAGATGTTTAAGAAGGATGCTGAAGGCAATGATACTGAGGAGTTCATGACTTTCCGCAATATCGTGGACTATTTCGACGAGGGTGATACGTTTATCTTCAACGATACACAGGTGTTCCCTGCACGCCTCTATGGTACAAAGGAAAAAACAGATGCAAAGATCGAAGTGTTCTTGTTGCGCGAACTCAACGAGGAACTGCGTCTTTGGGATGTGCTCGTTGAACCCGCACGTAAGATCAGAATAGGTAATAAGCTGTTCTTCGATGGCGAAGGCCCCATGGTGGCAGAGGTCATCGACAACACGACCAGTCGCGGACGTACACTACGATTCCTTTACGACTGTCCTCACGATGAGTTCAAGCGCGAACTGTTCTCCCTTGGCGAGGCTCCCTTGCCCCGATATATCGTTGATCGCCGTAAGGCAGAGCCCGAGGATATGGAGCAGTTTCAAACCATCTATGCCCGTCATGAGGGAGCCGTTACGGCGCCTGCTACCGGTCTTCACTTCAGTCGAGAGCTGATGAAGATGATGGAGATTCGTGGCTATAACTTTGCTTATATCACCGTGCATTGCGGACTGGGCTCTTTCGATCCCATTGAGGTGGAAGATCTCACCAAGCACAAGATGAACTCAGAACAGATGATTATCAATGCTGAGGCTTGCGATATTGTGAACAAGACCAAGGCTGATGGTCGTCGCGTGTGTGCCGTTGGCATCAGCACTGCTCGTGCCACCGAGTCGGCTGTGGGCACCGATGGCATGCTGAAGGAGTTTGAGGGTTGGACCAATAAGTTTATCTTCCCTCCCTATGAGTATGGACTGGCCAATGCGTTAATCGCTAATTTCTATCATCCCGAGTCAACCATGCTGATGGCAGCAACAGCCTTCGGTGGTTACGACCTCGTGATGGAAGCCTATAAGCTGGCTTTGAAGAATGACTATAAGTTTGGATGCTATGGCGATGCCATGCTGATGCTCGATGATTAA
- a CDS encoding S-ribosylhomocysteine lyase produces MEVIKSFTIDHTHLKPGIYISREDKGFTTFDLRITEPNHEPAVAPAAMHSLEHLMATWFRNSEAKADVVYVGPMGCLTGMYIIMTGTYTVEDMRRLTIECLEWILTQDHVPATEPQTCGNYLLHDLPMCHWESRRYLDRLKNDFHSEYTKLEVKLEDGRIFADA; encoded by the coding sequence ATGGAAGTTATAAAGAGTTTTACAATAGACCATACCCACCTGAAACCCGGCATCTACATATCACGTGAAGACAAAGGGTTCACCACTTTCGACCTGCGCATCACCGAGCCCAACCATGAGCCTGCCGTGGCTCCTGCTGCCATGCATAGCCTGGAGCACCTGATGGCCACATGGTTTCGCAACAGCGAGGCCAAGGCCGACGTGGTATATGTAGGTCCGATGGGCTGTCTGACGGGTATGTATATCATCATGACCGGCACCTATACGGTGGAGGACATGCGCCGACTGACCATCGAATGCTTGGAGTGGATACTCACACAAGACCACGTGCCAGCCACCGAACCACAGACCTGCGGCAACTATCTGCTGCACGATCTGCCCATGTGCCACTGGGAAAGTCGCCGATACCTGGACCGTCTGAAAAACGATTTCCACAGCGAATACACGAAATTGGAAGTCAAGTTGGAAGACGGGCGCATCTTTGCCGATGCCTAA
- the rpsO gene encoding 30S ribosomal protein S15, translating to MYLDQAKKQEIFGQYGKSTTDTGSAESQIALFTYRIKHLTEHLKANHKDFGTARSLTKMVGRRRKLLKYLYDNDINRYRAIVKALGLRK from the coding sequence ATGTATCTCGATCAAGCTAAGAAGCAAGAGATTTTCGGCCAGTATGGCAAGTCAACCACAGACACTGGTTCAGCTGAGAGCCAGATTGCTCTGTTCACCTACCGCATTAAGCACCTGACAGAGCACCTGAAGGCCAACCACAAGGACTTCGGTACTGCACGTTCACTGACCAAGATGGTAGGTCGTCGCCGCAAATTGCTGAAGTATCTCTACGATAACGACATCAACCGCTATCGTGCTATTGTGAAGGCTCTCGGTCTGCGTAAGTAA
- the truB gene encoding tRNA pseudouridine(55) synthase TruB — protein sequence MNFHEGAFIYVNKPYRMSSFGALAFVRTRLSKKLRVKRLKTGHAGTLDPLATGVLILCTGKATKKIESLQLQSKEYTATLQLGATTPSFDREHTVDMTYPTKHITRELILQVLKQFEGDIMQVPPVYSAVMVDGYRAYHLARKGDEVELKAKPVRIDEIELTDFNPDTMQMSIRVACGKGTYIRSLARDIGKALNSGAFLTALCRTRLGQVRIEDCVKLDEFNEWLEKQDIEDLRSKETANN from the coding sequence ATGAACTTCCACGAAGGAGCTTTTATTTACGTCAACAAGCCTTATCGTATGTCGTCGTTTGGCGCACTGGCTTTTGTGCGCACCCGGTTGTCGAAGAAGTTGCGTGTGAAACGCCTGAAGACAGGACATGCCGGAACGCTCGACCCGCTGGCAACAGGCGTGCTGATACTGTGCACAGGTAAGGCTACGAAGAAGATAGAGTCGCTGCAACTGCAGAGTAAAGAATATACTGCCACCCTGCAACTGGGAGCCACGACACCGTCGTTCGACCGCGAGCATACGGTGGATATGACCTATCCCACGAAGCATATCACCCGCGAGTTGATTCTTCAGGTGCTGAAACAGTTTGAGGGCGATATCATGCAGGTGCCCCCAGTCTATTCGGCCGTGATGGTTGACGGATACCGTGCCTATCATTTGGCGCGCAAAGGTGATGAGGTCGAGCTGAAGGCAAAGCCCGTCAGAATTGATGAGATCGAGCTGACCGATTTCAATCCTGACACCATGCAGATGAGCATTCGAGTGGCTTGTGGCAAGGGAACTTACATCCGTTCGTTGGCACGCGACATCGGAAAGGCACTGAATAGTGGTGCTTTCCTGACGGCTCTCTGCAGAACCCGCTTGGGCCAAGTGCGCATTGAGGACTGTGTGAAGCTGGATGAGTTCAACGAGTGGCTGGAAAAACAGGATATAGAAGATTTGAGAAGTAAAGAAACAGCAAACAATTAA
- a CDS encoding porin family protein, producing MNKQIMMVIVAASLMVGCAPKITTEMTTQALAPKATNQIMILGAKDTIPDEARAIGQIKINSRHSSLRKNYTKILNLAVKETAQQGGNILVVDHSDMEKNTLKGTMAYYEGETNSALTISPRRIKCLLAMGTQQNQSPIRAISKEQEQMVKQRQEEAAQQEMSKYSTLAEVEEQKDVQDTTIQESSFEDASDYFDIKEENEKRKGVIKISGGPMWTLSKMYLSYDGRGYFTGARGTAFDLSIHSIGDLWGYGFDLYGSQTNLSIGNYFKTSKESYNFIYAGPNLVMGGTFAQHFYADLSVGIGIGYYHDSGSDEVGFGMRESVGLGVMLNNHFSVGIDAAIQMATFKRPEGFNQPENEAYGFKCATVMLTLRTHL from the coding sequence ATGAACAAACAAATAATGATGGTCATCGTGGCTGCAAGCCTGATGGTTGGCTGCGCACCAAAGATAACGACCGAGATGACTACGCAAGCACTGGCACCTAAAGCCACTAACCAGATCATGATACTAGGAGCCAAAGACACCATCCCCGACGAAGCACGCGCCATTGGACAGATAAAGATCAACAGCCGACATTCATCGTTGCGAAAAAACTACACCAAGATACTGAACTTAGCTGTCAAAGAAACGGCACAACAGGGAGGTAACATCCTGGTAGTGGACCATAGCGACATGGAGAAGAACACGCTAAAGGGCACGATGGCCTACTACGAAGGTGAAACAAACAGCGCACTGACAATCTCGCCCAGACGCATCAAATGCCTGTTGGCCATGGGAACACAGCAGAATCAGTCACCCATACGGGCCATAAGCAAAGAACAAGAGCAAATGGTGAAGCAGCGTCAGGAGGAAGCTGCACAGCAGGAAATGAGCAAATATAGCACATTGGCTGAGGTAGAAGAGCAAAAAGATGTGCAAGATACGACTATACAAGAGAGCTCTTTTGAAGATGCAAGCGACTATTTCGACATCAAGGAAGAGAACGAAAAACGAAAAGGCGTCATCAAGATTAGTGGTGGTCCGATGTGGACGCTATCGAAAATGTACCTCTCGTACGACGGTAGAGGCTACTTCACAGGCGCCAGAGGTACTGCTTTCGACCTGTCTATCCACAGCATTGGAGACCTGTGGGGCTATGGCTTTGACCTGTATGGCAGCCAAACAAACCTTTCAATAGGCAACTACTTCAAAACTTCGAAAGAGAGTTATAACTTCATCTATGCCGGTCCTAATCTGGTTATGGGCGGCACATTCGCACAACACTTCTATGCAGACCTTTCCGTGGGCATTGGCATCGGGTATTATCACGACAGTGGTTCCGACGAAGTGGGATTTGGCATGAGGGAATCGGTGGGACTCGGTGTGATGCTGAACAACCACTTTAGCGTTGGCATTGATGCAGCTATACAGATGGCCACATTCAAACGACCAGAAGGATTCAACCAACCTGAGAACGAAGCTTATGGCTTTAAATGTGCAACAGTGATGCTGACACTACGCACACACTTGTAA
- a CDS encoding DUF3098 domain-containing protein, translating into MNKRDFAFGKMNYILLAVGMLIVIIGFILMGGDSSTADAFNPDIFSARRIKVAPVVCLLGFVSMIYAVVYKSKDEKEEAE; encoded by the coding sequence ATGAATAAGAGAGATTTTGCATTTGGAAAGATGAACTACATCCTGTTGGCAGTTGGCATGCTCATTGTCATCATAGGATTTATTCTGATGGGTGGCGACAGCTCAACAGCCGACGCCTTTAATCCTGATATCTTCAGCGCTCGTCGCATCAAGGTGGCTCCAGTGGTTTGTCTGCTGGGCTTCGTGTCGATGATATATGCCGTTGTCTATAAGTCGAAGGATGAGAAGGAGGAGGCCGAATGA
- a CDS encoding DUF6563 family protein encodes MRKNNARWILCIAMLLVSLTTTAQKKFCMTYEDFMDNKWEELDSIHIKTHSKSHQMWWGGSDFAFTTGNKSIDKLLKKEAFAIAIDDTLYVNCRDLRFEGTPFGNGYVKARRIGKRSLLIVNKIIGKKIAQSEFVSAYMFGAIGGAISASNHMKRQVCYLISHGSNEKGVIDLRLINDRLMEKMLKNDTDLCNKYYSEEKDNKRMLASHIIPILEEAGLFDQKHDSQE; translated from the coding sequence ATGAGAAAAAACAACGCGAGATGGATACTATGCATAGCCATGCTATTAGTATCACTAACAACCACCGCACAGAAGAAGTTCTGCATGACCTATGAAGATTTCATGGACAACAAATGGGAAGAACTGGACTCTATACACATCAAGACCCACAGTAAGTCGCATCAGATGTGGTGGGGCGGCAGTGACTTTGCCTTCACCACGGGCAACAAGTCTATTGACAAACTACTGAAAAAAGAAGCCTTTGCCATCGCTATCGACGACACACTCTACGTGAACTGTCGCGACCTAAGATTCGAAGGAACACCCTTTGGCAATGGTTATGTGAAGGCCAGACGCATTGGCAAGCGCAGTCTGCTGATAGTAAACAAGATTATCGGAAAGAAAATAGCCCAGTCAGAATTCGTATCTGCCTATATGTTTGGCGCCATTGGCGGAGCCATCAGTGCCAGCAACCACATGAAACGTCAGGTATGTTACCTCATCTCGCACGGTAGCAATGAGAAGGGTGTCATCGATCTGCGACTGATAAACGACAGACTAATGGAAAAGATGTTGAAGAATGATACCGATCTTTGCAACAAATACTACTCGGAAGAAAAGGACAACAAACGAATGCTGGCCAGCCATATCATCCCCATCTTGGAGGAAGCCGGCCTGTTCGACCAGAAACACGACAGTCAGGAATAA
- a CDS encoding undecaprenyl-diphosphate phosphatase, whose translation MTWIETIIIAIVEGLTEFLPVSSTGHMIITQNLLGVPQGDPFVHAFTFIIQFGAILSVVCLYWKHFFQFDNSPAPAGSSLLQKLKHRFNFYWLLIVGVLPAVVIGLLAKKSGLLDWLLDSVEVVAVMLVLGGIFMLFCDKLFNKGTDENAVNEKRAFNIGLYQCISVIPGVSRSMATIVGGMTQGLTRKRAAEFSFFLAVPTMAGATLLDLLDLFKEDTSWATTHNITMLLLGCVVAFVVALLAMKWFVNFLSKYGFKAFGVYRIIVGSIIIILLLTGHSLAMVD comes from the coding sequence ATGACCTGGATTGAAACCATCATCATAGCTATTGTGGAAGGACTCACTGAGTTTCTGCCTGTCTCATCGACAGGTCACATGATTATCACCCAGAATCTGTTGGGTGTGCCTCAGGGCGATCCTTTCGTGCATGCCTTCACGTTCATCATCCAATTTGGCGCTATCTTGTCGGTGGTATGCCTCTACTGGAAGCATTTCTTTCAGTTCGACAATAGTCCTGCGCCTGCAGGAAGTAGCTTGCTGCAGAAGTTGAAACATCGGTTCAATTTCTACTGGTTGCTGATTGTTGGCGTGTTGCCCGCCGTTGTTATTGGCCTGTTGGCGAAGAAGTCGGGACTGCTTGACTGGTTGCTCGACAGTGTAGAAGTGGTGGCAGTCATGCTGGTTTTGGGCGGTATCTTCATGCTGTTCTGCGATAAACTCTTTAATAAGGGAACCGACGAGAATGCTGTCAACGAGAAGCGTGCGTTCAATATTGGCCTTTATCAGTGCATCTCGGTCATTCCTGGCGTGTCGCGCTCAATGGCAACCATCGTGGGAGGCATGACGCAAGGGCTGACCCGCAAGCGCGCTGCCGAGTTCTCGTTCTTCCTGGCTGTACCCACCATGGCTGGTGCAACATTGCTTGACCTGCTGGATTTGTTCAAGGAAGATACCTCGTGGGCCACAACTCACAACATCACCATGCTGCTTTTGGGCTGTGTGGTGGCCTTTGTGGTGGCACTGCTTGCCATGAAATGGTTTGTGAACTTCCTGTCGAAATATGGCTTTAAGGCATTCGGGGTGTATCGTATCATCGTTGGTAGCATTATCATCATACTGCTGTTGACAGGTCATTCACTAGCAATGGTTGACTGA
- the folK gene encoding 2-amino-4-hydroxy-6-hydroxymethyldihydropteridine diphosphokinase: protein MIKLHNVYIGLGSNLGQREENILQAYGYIERLIGHIVCQSAFFYSEPWGFQSTNGFVNSAIRVETALSPFEVLRQTQHIEHLLGKTSAHATIRQAHDVCLYQDRPIDIDILLYDDLTINEPELKIPHPLMQEREFVMIPLREVLPITYADREPSQ, encoded by the coding sequence ATGATTAAATTGCATAATGTCTATATAGGTCTGGGGTCAAACCTCGGACAGCGTGAGGAGAATATTCTTCAGGCCTATGGATATATAGAAAGGCTGATTGGACATATCGTGTGCCAATCAGCCTTTTTCTATTCCGAACCATGGGGATTTCAATCGACCAATGGTTTTGTTAATAGTGCTATCCGCGTGGAAACGGCATTGTCGCCTTTTGAGGTCCTTCGCCAGACTCAACACATCGAGCACCTGTTGGGGAAGACATCAGCGCATGCCACCATCCGTCAGGCACATGATGTTTGTCTATATCAGGATCGTCCTATTGATATAGACATACTGCTTTACGATGACCTGACAATCAATGAACCGGAACTAAAAATCCCTCACCCGCTGATGCAGGAGAGGGAGTTTGTCATGATTCCGCTTCGCGAAGTGCTGCCGATTACTTACGCAGACCGAGAGCCTTCACAATAG
- a CDS encoding ABC transporter permease — translation MKNRKKKTGRRYGLQVVTLCISTTMVLVMLGLVVLSVLTARNLSTFVRENVTMNVMLGDTVSVKDGVELGNMILAQPYAKHVTYISKEHALKTMTEVMGADPKEFTGVNPFEAELEVRMNADYVDTDSMRKISDRLMTNDKVTDVAYMENQIDDVNRNVQRISVVLLVLSLLLIFVSYSLISSSVRLGVYSSRFLIHTMKLVGASWGFIRKPFLRSSLCIGVLSAFIACIVLGGVVYALFRYEPGITDILTWREMAITACGVFLAGFLIMLFCTLLSVNKFLRMTANEVYKI, via the coding sequence ATGAAGAATAGAAAAAAGAAGACCGGCCGCCGTTATGGCTTGCAGGTCGTGACACTATGCATCAGCACTACAATGGTGCTGGTGATGTTGGGCTTGGTGGTACTATCTGTATTGACGGCCCGCAACCTCTCTACTTTTGTGCGTGAAAACGTGACGATGAACGTGATGCTGGGCGACACAGTGTCTGTCAAGGATGGTGTGGAACTGGGCAACATGATTTTGGCGCAGCCTTATGCCAAACATGTGACTTACATCAGCAAGGAGCATGCACTGAAAACCATGACAGAAGTGATGGGGGCCGACCCCAAGGAGTTTACAGGTGTGAATCCGTTTGAGGCCGAGCTGGAGGTGCGGATGAACGCCGACTATGTGGATACCGACTCCATGCGAAAGATATCCGACCGACTGATGACCAACGACAAGGTGACGGATGTGGCCTATATGGAGAACCAGATAGACGACGTCAATCGCAATGTGCAGCGCATCAGTGTTGTGTTGCTGGTCCTGTCGCTGCTGCTCATCTTTGTCAGTTACTCGTTGATAAGCAGCAGTGTGAGGCTGGGTGTCTATTCCAGTCGCTTCTTAATCCACACGATGAAGCTGGTTGGCGCGTCGTGGGGCTTCATCCGTAAACCATTTTTGCGCAGTTCGCTCTGTATAGGAGTGCTGTCGGCTTTTATTGCTTGCATCGTGCTTGGCGGCGTGGTCTATGCCTTGTTCCGCTACGAGCCCGGCATTACCGACATCCTGACGTGGCGCGAGATGGCCATCACTGCCTGTGGCGTGTTCTTGGCTGGCTTCCTCATTATGCTGTTCTGCACGTTGTTGTCGGTCAACAAGTTCCTGCGCATGACAGCCAACGAGGTGTATAAGATTTAA
- the typA gene encoding translational GTPase TypA, with protein sequence MQDIRNIAIIAHVDHGKTTLVDKMMLAGNLFREGQNLSNQVLDANDLERERGITILSKNVSINWKGTKINIIDTPGHSDFGGEVERVLNMADGCLLLVDAFEGPMPQTRFVLQKALEIGLKPIVVVNKVDKPNCRPEEVYEMVFDLMFSLNATEDQLDFPVVYGSAKNGWMGEDYNNPTTDITYLLDKIVEVIPAPKQLEGTPQMLITSLDYSSYTGRIAVGRVHRGTLKDGMQVTIAHRDGSMEKTKIKELHTFDGMGHQRIDEVECGDICAVIGLEKFEIGDTICDIENPEPLPPIAIDEPTMSMLFMINDSPFFGKEGKFVTSRHINDRLEKELEKNLALRVRPFEDSTDKWVVSGRGVLHLSVLIETMRREGYELQVGQPQVIYKEINGVKHEPVEELTINVPEEFASKMIDMVTRRKGEMTSMESQGERTNIEFVIPSRGIIGLRTNVLTASQGEAIMAHRFKEYQPYKGEIERRVNGSMIALETGTSFAYAIDKLQDRGKFFIDPGEDVYMGEVVGEHVHDNDLVVNVCKAKQLTNVRASGTDDKARIIPKVVMSLEECLEYIKEDELVEVTPKSMRIRKVILDHDQRKKANKQ encoded by the coding sequence ATGCAGGATATCAGAAACATTGCGATTATCGCACACGTTGACCACGGCAAAACGACGCTTGTGGACAAAATGATGCTCGCAGGAAATCTTTTCCGTGAGGGACAGAACCTGTCGAACCAAGTACTTGATGCAAACGACTTGGAGCGCGAACGAGGCATCACTATTCTTTCTAAAAACGTTTCTATCAATTGGAAAGGAACGAAAATTAATATCATTGATACTCCGGGACACTCCGACTTCGGTGGTGAAGTGGAGCGTGTTTTGAATATGGCTGATGGATGTTTGTTGCTTGTTGACGCATTCGAGGGCCCCATGCCTCAGACTCGTTTCGTGCTGCAGAAAGCACTTGAGATTGGCTTGAAGCCTATTGTTGTGGTCAACAAGGTAGATAAACCTAACTGTCGTCCAGAGGAAGTCTATGAGATGGTGTTCGACTTGATGTTCTCTCTGAACGCCACTGAGGACCAGTTGGACTTCCCTGTTGTCTATGGCTCGGCTAAGAATGGCTGGATGGGCGAAGACTACAACAACCCCACCACTGACATTACCTATCTGCTTGACAAGATTGTGGAGGTGATCCCTGCACCAAAACAGTTGGAGGGCACACCTCAGATGCTGATTACCTCGCTCGACTATAGCAGCTATACAGGTCGTATCGCTGTGGGTCGTGTGCATCGCGGCACCTTGAAAGACGGCATGCAGGTCACCATTGCGCATCGTGATGGCTCGATGGAGAAAACCAAGATTAAGGAGCTTCACACTTTCGATGGCATGGGACATCAGCGTATCGACGAAGTAGAATGTGGCGATATCTGTGCCGTCATCGGTCTCGAGAAGTTTGAGATCGGCGACACAATCTGTGATATAGAGAACCCAGAGCCACTGCCTCCTATCGCTATTGACGAGCCCACCATGTCTATGCTCTTCATGATCAACGACTCTCCCTTCTTTGGTAAGGAAGGAAAGTTTGTGACATCACGTCATATCAACGACCGTCTTGAAAAAGAATTGGAGAAGAACCTCGCCCTGCGTGTAAGACCTTTTGAGGACAGTACCGATAAATGGGTGGTTTCTGGTCGTGGTGTGCTGCACCTCTCTGTGCTCATCGAGACGATGCGTCGCGAAGGCTACGAGCTTCAGGTGGGGCAGCCACAGGTTATCTATAAGGAGATTAATGGCGTGAAACACGAACCAGTCGAGGAACTCACGATTAATGTTCCCGAGGAGTTCGCTTCGAAGATGATTGATATGGTTACTCGTCGTAAGGGCGAGATGACTTCGATGGAGAGTCAGGGCGAGCGCACCAATATTGAGTTCGTCATTCCTTCACGTGGTATCATCGGTCTGCGTACCAATGTCCTTACGGCTTCTCAAGGCGAGGCTATCATGGCTCACCGCTTCAAGGAGTATCAGCCCTACAAGGGTGAGATTGAACGTCGTGTCAATGGTTCGATGATTGCGCTTGAGACGGGCACCTCTTTTGCTTATGCCATTGATAAGCTTCAGGATCGTGGTAAGTTCTTCATCGATCCAGGAGAAGACGTCTATATGGGCGAGGTTGTGGGTGAACATGTGCATGACAACGACTTGGTTGTCAATGTCTGCAAGGCCAAGCAGCTCACCAACGTCCGTGCATCTGGTACCGATGATAAGGCACGTATCATTCCTAAAGTCGTCATGTCGCTTGAGGAGTGTCTGGAATACATCAAGGAAGACGAGCTGGTAGAGGTGACACCTAAGTCTATGCGTATCCGCAAGGTGATCCTTGATCATGACCAGCGCAAAAAGGCAAATAAGCAATAA
- a CDS encoding radical SAM protein, which yields MSTIIYPSPIFGPIHSRRLGTSLGINLLPADGKVCTFDCIYCECGFNADHHPRLPMPHRRQVAEALEAKLQDMKQNGPTPDVLTFAGNGEPTANPEFPEIIDDTLRLRDKYFPQAKVSVLSNSTMIHRQPVHDALMRVDNNIMKLDTVDPTYINKVDRPTGHYDVNQIIEDLKRFNGHVIIQTMFMHGDHSDNTSETYVGPWLEAVKAIAPRQVMIYTIDRETPDKLLQKATHEELDAIRDRVIAAGIPCQASY from the coding sequence ATGAGCACGATTATTTATCCTTCTCCTATCTTCGGACCCATACACAGCCGTCGTCTGGGCACCTCGCTGGGCATCAACCTGTTGCCAGCCGACGGCAAGGTGTGCACGTTCGACTGCATCTACTGCGAGTGTGGTTTCAATGCCGACCACCACCCCCGCCTGCCTATGCCCCACCGCCGACAGGTGGCAGAGGCCCTCGAGGCCAAACTGCAAGACATGAAGCAGAACGGACCCACGCCCGATGTGCTGACATTTGCCGGCAATGGCGAGCCGACGGCCAATCCAGAGTTTCCCGAGATTATAGACGACACGCTGCGATTGCGCGACAAATATTTCCCTCAGGCAAAGGTATCTGTGCTGAGCAACTCGACCATGATTCACCGTCAGCCAGTTCACGATGCCTTGATGCGTGTGGACAACAACATCATGAAGCTCGACACTGTTGACCCCACATATATTAATAAGGTCGATCGCCCCACTGGTCACTACGATGTGAATCAGATCATCGAAGACCTGAAGCGCTTCAACGGCCACGTCATCATCCAGACCATGTTTATGCATGGTGACCATAGCGACAACACGTCAGAGACGTATGTGGGTCCGTGGCTCGAGGCCGTCAAGGCGATTGCCCCTCGTCAGGTGATGATCTACACCATTGATCGCGAGACGCCCGACAAGCTTTTGCAGAAGGCCACCCACGAAGAACTCGATGCCATCCGCGACCGTGTGATTGCCGCAGGCATCCCCTGTCAGGCGTCCTACTAA